A window of Planctomycetota bacterium contains these coding sequences:
- a CDS encoding Trm112 family protein gives MPVPKDLLDLMACPFCKSGLREDGEKLRCVNAECGLVFPVKDDIPIMLIDEAERPCPKCGKSRDWQGDVLRCPSCGATLNVERKG, from the coding sequence ATGCCGGTTCCCAAGGACCTGCTGGATCTCATGGCGTGCCCGTTCTGCAAGAGCGGGCTGCGCGAGGACGGGGAGAAGCTCCGCTGCGTGAATGCGGAATGCGGCCTCGTCTTTCCGGTCAAGGACGACATCCCGATCATGCTCATCGACGAAGCGGAGCGGCCCTGCCCGAAGTGCGGCAAGTCGCGGGACTGGCAGGGCGACGTGCTGCGGTGTCCGTCCTGCGGGGCGACGCTGAACGTCGAGAGGAAGGGATAG
- the yidC gene encoding membrane protein insertase YidC, with the protein MDRRTLLAMVVCMAIFILWTGVVAPLIWPPPKPAPRKPAPPPSATPAPKSAPAPAAPAPQEIVRHPELPPVTLRAGRLKAVFTNVGAGLRELATLYENEEVLLLGPRPGGAPHLAVREVGGPDPVETLPWKLEEQTERSVRYSIVLRSGVRLAKKFTLDPETYRLGFVLDVEGPADVPEDRKVQLEILALQGIQPDSPYRYDYYLHGVVAMDGRILEFNWAGISSGEAKLAEARRQPPGSARDQAVQEARKYFTVTTGRKDWFGLKNRFFAILLQPLGPARTRLEAYEFHTLPSGAPAGPGVPDKNLSASARTEPLAVRDRRVSFEFSAYAGPLKRDFLAEVPGALDLINYGAGCTKGCGPVGVLFAPMAALVNLAAPAILGLLKFFGGLFGNYGVGIILTTLAIRVLLFPLSKKSQVSAFRMQQLAPKIQALRERYKDDQQKFGVEQMRLFREHKINPLAGCLPLLLQMPIFVGMYSVFELSVELRREPFVLWIRDLSQPDMLLGPWTPIQIPLLPTIDGLNLLPIVMTVIWFLQAYFAPRSPDPQMAAQQKIMLAMPVIFGLMCYGLASGLSLYFLVNSLLALVEQKAIKKFFLKPLEAGGSA; encoded by the coding sequence GTGGATCGGCGCACCCTTCTGGCCATGGTCGTGTGCATGGCCATCTTCATCCTCTGGACCGGGGTCGTGGCGCCGCTGATCTGGCCCCCGCCGAAGCCGGCGCCCCGGAAGCCCGCGCCGCCGCCGTCCGCCACCCCCGCTCCCAAGTCCGCGCCGGCGCCGGCCGCCCCGGCGCCCCAGGAGATCGTCCGACATCCGGAGCTGCCTCCGGTGACGCTGCGGGCCGGCCGTCTCAAGGCGGTCTTCACGAACGTCGGAGCGGGTCTTCGGGAGCTGGCTACGCTCTACGAGAACGAAGAAGTTCTCCTCCTGGGGCCGCGCCCGGGCGGCGCGCCGCACCTGGCGGTGCGCGAGGTGGGCGGTCCGGATCCCGTCGAGACGCTCCCCTGGAAGCTCGAGGAGCAGACGGAACGCTCGGTGCGGTATTCGATCGTCCTGCGCAGCGGCGTGCGGCTGGCCAAGAAGTTCACCCTCGATCCGGAGACGTATCGCCTGGGGTTCGTCCTCGACGTGGAGGGGCCGGCCGACGTGCCGGAGGATCGGAAGGTGCAGCTGGAAATCCTGGCGCTCCAGGGGATCCAGCCCGACAGCCCGTACCGGTACGACTACTACCTCCACGGCGTGGTGGCGATGGACGGACGGATCCTGGAGTTCAACTGGGCGGGGATCTCGTCCGGCGAAGCCAAGCTCGCCGAGGCGCGCCGGCAGCCGCCCGGAAGCGCCCGGGACCAGGCCGTTCAGGAGGCCCGCAAGTACTTCACCGTCACCACGGGCCGGAAGGATTGGTTCGGCCTGAAGAACCGGTTCTTCGCGATTCTGCTTCAGCCGCTCGGCCCCGCCCGGACGCGGCTGGAGGCGTACGAGTTCCACACGCTGCCCTCCGGCGCGCCCGCGGGGCCGGGAGTGCCGGACAAGAACCTTTCCGCCTCGGCGCGGACCGAGCCGCTGGCGGTGCGGGACCGCCGGGTGAGCTTCGAGTTCTCCGCCTACGCGGGTCCCCTGAAACGGGATTTCCTGGCCGAGGTCCCCGGCGCGCTCGATCTCATCAACTACGGGGCGGGCTGCACGAAGGGATGCGGGCCGGTCGGGGTCCTGTTCGCGCCGATGGCCGCGCTCGTGAACCTGGCGGCCCCGGCGATCCTGGGGCTGCTGAAGTTCTTCGGCGGCCTCTTCGGGAACTACGGCGTGGGAATCATCCTGACGACGCTGGCGATCCGCGTGCTTCTCTTCCCCCTGTCGAAGAAGAGCCAGGTCTCGGCTTTCCGGATGCAGCAGCTGGCGCCCAAGATCCAGGCGCTGCGCGAGCGCTACAAGGACGACCAGCAGAAGTTCGGAGTGGAACAGATGCGGCTCTTCCGGGAGCACAAGATCAATCCCCTGGCGGGCTGCCTGCCGCTGCTCCTGCAGATGCCGATCTTCGTGGGCATGTACAGCGTCTTTGAGCTGTCCGTGGAGCTGCGCCGGGAGCCGTTCGTCCTCTGGATCCGGGATCTCTCGCAGCCGGACATGCTCCTGGGACCCTGGACGCCCATCCAGATTCCGCTTCTGCCGACGATCGACGGGCTGAACCTCCTGCCGATCGTGATGACGGTGATCTGGTTCCTTCAGGCGTACTTCGCGCCGCGGTCGCCGGATCCCCAGATGGCCGCGCAGCAGAAGATCATGCTGGCGATGCCCGTGATCTTCGGGCTGATGTGCTATGGGCTGGCCAGCGGTCTGAGCCTCTACTTCCTGGTGAACTCTCTTCTGGCCCTGGTGGAGCAGAAGGCCATCAAGAAATTCTTCCTCAAGCCGCTGGAAGCAGGCGGGAGCGCCTGA
- a CDS encoding PilZ domain-containing protein yields the protein MEPKKRVTQEDIARVCKIDQGSVSRILNEDTRDSFAEETIQRVFKAARELGYLHPSLVTSNRRESSRRKAELRGKVQIVIGTNTVYDEGEIDIDEISMSGMLLRNFRTKKRTLPMDRFKFNVEVTEGRLKGFKCRCKLVRFSDNEDEFALAVKFDSLDEDAKEKLKGFVK from the coding sequence ATGGAGCCCAAAAAGAGGGTCACGCAGGAGGATATCGCCCGGGTCTGCAAGATCGACCAGGGATCGGTCTCCCGCATCCTCAACGAGGACACGCGCGACTCCTTCGCGGAGGAGACGATCCAGAGGGTCTTCAAGGCGGCCCGGGAGCTGGGGTATCTGCATCCGTCGCTCGTGACGTCCAACCGCCGCGAGTCCAGCCGCCGCAAGGCGGAGCTCCGCGGAAAGGTCCAGATCGTGATCGGGACGAACACGGTCTACGACGAAGGCGAGATCGACATCGACGAGATCTCGATGTCCGGGATGCTGCTGCGGAACTTCCGGACGAAGAAGAGGACGCTTCCGATGGACCGCTTCAAGTTCAACGTCGAGGTCACGGAGGGGCGCCTGAAGGGCTTCAAGTGCCGCTGCAAGCTCGTGCGCTTCTCGGACAACGAGGACGAGTTCGCCCTGGCCGTGAAGTTCGACAGCCTCGACGAGGATGCCAAGGAAAAGCTCAAGGGCTTCGTCAAGTAG